The following are encoded in a window of Rissa tridactyla isolate bRisTri1 chromosome 3, bRisTri1.patW.cur.20221130, whole genome shotgun sequence genomic DNA:
- the CALM2 gene encoding calmodulin-2, with protein MADQLTEEQIAEFKEAFSLFDKDGDGTITTKELGTVMRSLGQNPTEAELQDMINEVDADGNGTIDFPEFLTMMARKMKDTDSEEEIREAFRVFDKDGNGYISAAELRHVMTNLGEKLTDEEVDEMIREADIDGDGQVNYEEFVQMMTAK; from the exons AATTCAAAGAAGCTTTTTCACTATTTGACAAGGATGGTGATGGTACTATAACTACAAAGGAGTTGGGGACAGTGATGAGATCGCTTGGTCAAAACCCCACAGAAGCAGAGCTACAGGATATGATCAATGAAGTAGATGCTGATG GCAATGGCACAATTGACTTTCCAGAGTTTCTGACAATGAtggcaagaaaaatgaaagatacaGATAGTGAAGAAGAAATTAGAGAAGCGTTCCGTGTGTTTGACAAG gaTGGTAATGGTTACATTAGTGCTGCAGAACTCCGTCATGTGATGACAAATCTTGGGGAGAAGCTAACAGATGAAGAAGTTGATGAAATGATTAGGGAAGCAGACATTGATGGTGATGGTCAAGTAAACTATGAAG AGTTTGTACAAATGATGACAGCGAAGTGA